attttcaatatactggtataatataatagcgataaaccaccccctggggaaggtataccactcggttttgaccagtgaactcaatatatgcacttgctatcgctcgtgcatatatttcgttcactggtcaaaacctcttggtataccatccccagggggtggtttattgcttaaacaatgtataagttaCATCATAATCTGACAAATGTACTGTATTTGAACATTACATAATTGCCCCAATAAACATtaacttatcattgggcagaattAACTGTCTGAATTACTATGCACATTTGCCATAACGAGTATTTTGTGTGAAATGACTCAATGTACcctatagggtgtaattacatagggTTACAAAAACCAtagaggtataaggggagaccCTTATACCACAGGGGAGGCCCCTATACCTCCAtgcagaaaccaagtcattacaGTCCATTTCCCTAGACCAAGTCAAAGCATTAAataaactatcaagatcagtgggcctgatcacaaggtttcatgttgagatagacaccataaagataacacacaaacatcactttactacactgtgtaggctctgtatttagttaatgatataaacataaccatggattttgtttgaacttcaacagattataccttgtgtagtagtgtGTATGCTGTTACTGTAAAGGGTTAAATCCTATGGTGTACATCCTTAGCTCGTGCTATGATCACTGTCTACATGGTCTGAGGTTAATGTCAATCAGTAAATTATTGAATAACCTCGTTATGTCAGCTTTTCATTTCATCAGTTCcaattttttagaaaatgtgaCAAGGTACTGTAAATGCttcataataatatatattgaaaattaatctcaataatgaacaaacaaattcaGAAAAGGTCTTGTGTTTTGCCTGTACTCGCTGAAAACTCACAATTTGTGAATACAGAATCTCCTTTCATCTGTTTACCCTAGCTTAATTTATTCTGTTAATTGTTTGGCTTGTCATACATAAAGAATATGAGAAAGGTAAGTTGATTAAGTAGTTTTAAGTAGTTTTTGCTCCTGATATCTGGCAAATGAAAACTCTGGTAAAATCAATGGTCTCATATGCATATTATATTCACAATTTCAAAAGCGTCAAGCCtcaatgaaaatacaataataatttcaaagatTACATCCACTTTGCACACTcaactaacaaacaatttacattgtaaagtgAGATATTTACCTGGTAAAGTACTTAGAAGGCCCTTTACCTCTTGATAAGATATGTAACACCAGATGTTTCTAGCTTGTTAAATTATATTTAACACTCTTGTAGAGATCAACATTAGtagattaaaaaataaacattttaactATTATTTCTGTACACACTATGTAAGCACCATTCAAGTTAAAGTctaagcatagaccctccaacaacattggtggagggtctatggtctaagTTATAGTAACACCGAAAATTGATTCCATTATAAGTATGGTTTATGATCACAAAGGATTTTTATTAGATTGTGGTTTGATCGATAGTTCTCAACATTTTTTCTTTTACTGCAAACAAACATTATAAAGAGTTTAAACTGTAAAGAAAGATTTTGCCTCAATTCCTGAACACaaatagaaaaaagaaatgTTAATTAGTTTTGAAATCATGACTTCTGTGCCGATAActcaaagaaaaaaagaaaattcgGCATTCTAAAATGATAGTTTTTCATTATTACTCTTCAGCTGGGTACAATCATTTCTGCGTTTTTAAAATTAGTGACAATGGTATTGTGCACAATCGGCAATAACCTGAACAAATGTCTTTGAAAAGCGACAAAAAGTtagtatatatatgataaataattaaTGTTCCAGatttatgcatgtgtatgtgtggatgcTTAGACTATTCAAGTTTATTTGCATCCTTCTTGAAATGCTGTGTTCAAGGCAGACCAACACTTTGGTTGTTTATTGCATTGCAATAGCAGTATGGCTACTAGTACTATCTCATTCATAAATAATTAAGTTGTAATAACAATATAGTTCATCAGTGTTCCTTCTAAGTCGTAAAGACATAACACCTCAAATACAAGTACTGACAAAATACTTTGGTTTTTGttataatatactatgtttgtCATCATTGCATTTTGAAAAGTTTCTGAATGATCAAATGTAATTATGTACACATCcacatgtatttacattagTACATACATAGTGCTTCAATATGGCTAGTAGCTGTCTCCATCAATACTTTCAGCAAACAGATTGAGAAACCAGTAAAGCATTGGAAAAACAGAAATTAAGAACCCATAGTTTCAAATTTTTCCATATTTAAAATGCCTTTGTCTTCAAGTCCCTTTGTGACATTTGTACAATCAAACCACTTTTGGTTGAAAGTTAGGTTTTAGCTTGGATGTTCAGTTTGTTTAACATTGCAACACCAAACACAACAAGTTTGCTATGACTATGTAAAAGGTGCACCACCTAAAGAACATATGCTATATTTCAGAGAATGTTGCATTGTTACTGttttaacagtaaatttgttGGTGTTAGTGTTCTTtgactgttgttgtttttaccatACTATACCGACCCACTGAGggtatacaaaaatgtagttgtGTAATGAAGTTAATATACTGAACCATGGTTGGTAGACTATATAATTAAGTTTCCTACATAAGTACCCAATTCATTTAATTAAGCATACTGACATCTTAAAACTACTGTCTTAAAACTGCTATCTGCTATCAGTGCTCCCTTTAGGACATTTTCAAAACTCTACAAGTAGCATACTTTTGGTAACTTTGGCAACTTTACTtctaaaattatttattttgtggtACTTTATCATTAATCAACTTTGACACTTGCAATTAAAAATGTACCAAATGGGACACaacagtcacaaatgaatgaatgcagGAACAGAGGGTTTTTAGTATGTTAAAAAAGTTGTCACTTTAAAAACAACTTTGTcttacataatatacatcaatttgagatcaatttattcaaatattcacCTATTCTCTAGCCGTTGCTTGATTGATCCCATGTGTTGTTgtgtaaataacattttctaTACTTTGCTGAATCTTAGATATCCTAATGGGAACACTGCTAGGTAGCTTACATGCACTTAGAATATAATCTGCTAGCACCATACACATTAACATACTATAATTACTAAAGTTAGTTTTTACTGTGGTATATGTTGCACAATTCCACCGTTTAACAGTCTTCTGTTTGGGAttggccaatgtgtgagggtgctTCAACATGGCATATGTTACAGACTTTTATCGAGTTTGCTTTGACATTCCTTCAAACGTTTTGTGATAAATCTTGCTACCAGTTGTTGAGGTCTTTCCTGCCATTCTCCCAGATCATTCTTTTGTGTAGTGACTTGGTCACCCTGTAGTCTGTCCAGTAAGGTCACACAAATAACTGCTcctgaaatatacaataagTCTACGGTGAAGACTAGACTGTAAAACAGAGTGTCCCTGTTTCCCTCTCCTTATGAATGTAGGCAAATTGTAGGTATATGGCAAAGCAAAGGAATCTCACTTACTGTTGCCAACAGATGTCTGATATGTGTAAATATGTAATCTCCTATTTAAGGGGCCGAatatatacatccatacatgcCTGGGAGCTATCTGCTGTCTTACCTGATTTTGATCACACACACCATGTCAGtgttagactctctcacagtcctcaaagcttcgcataaatggctaaaacttgggttgatttgtatatatctactgcataattgtactcatatactagtatcccagtatccctagccctgtacagtgcgccctcatcgatcatatagagctaacattttgttgatgtgttaggcgaAGCTCTGATCACATAGagctaacattttgttgatgtgttaggcgaAGCTCTGAGCTtcgcctaacacatcaacaaaatgttagccctatgtgatcgatgagggcacacagtacagggctagggatacatacaaaaaaaaccaagttttagctgtgagagagtctatgtcAGTGTAGGTATGAACATGCAGTGTCAATAAACTGAAAGGAGTGACATGATTGGAGGCAACAACGTTCTGTTGCAGAACAGCTCACTCAGACTTTTCTGATCCTATGCTATGTATCACTGTATTTCTCTTACCCATAATTTTGCCCCTGTTTGTCATCGAAGCAAAACACAACGATTCCATCTCTACATTTTTCACACCAAGTTCATGGGCTTTCTGTAGATACTCCATTTTGTCGTTATCATCATACCCACAAAATGCACCATCCAGACGTGCTTGACCTGAAAAAGAAGATAATCAGATATATGGGTTTTAGTGTCTGGTTGGTTATGTGtgatgcttcagtaagtagaataaaTACTTTTGAATATAGAACAAAAAGTAtatccaaaaaatgtataaactgaaAGCTTATGCTCCTAACCTTTCATGCATTAAAAGACAATGTGAAGTTAAaaaacatatgatatatacCATCACATTATCTTGTGATGTCACATACATAACATTATAAACATGTTTTCAGTCAGACATTGCTTAATATAACTATTGTTTGGAGCAAAGAACAGGTATATTTTCTCTACTACAGTGACAAAATCTGTCATCTGGTATTTCTACCATAATATTAGCTTTGTGTAATTCAACATGAGCATTCCTGAAATATAAAGACCTTAAAAATACTACTGACTAGCAATATTTGAAGTTGCCAGGAAAACACCTTGTGCATGTTACACACATTCTTGCAAGTTAGAGTACATTTTCCTGCTGATGCACTGAAAACTAATAGGCAAGGGGGCATCTGTTAAGTGCCATTGCAATGAGGCTAATAGTTTACGACAATGGTTACACAATGGCTACACAATGGTTACAGGTAGAAAAATTTAGTTATTATAATTCATGAACCTCATACCTTCATAGAAGTCATCTGTACATAATGTTTTGCCAATAACAGTTTCAAAACTATCTTCTGGATTACTGCAAGACTGGATTTCCTCAGCAAGTGTTTGACTTAGTTTTGTTGGCCAGGTTCTGACTTGACCAAGAACAGGCTGAAACAAGAACAAACCCAGTTAGAATCACACTAATGTTAGCAAATTATCATTCCTGTCAAATTTTTAGCCCATCTACTAAGTAGTTTCAAGATCTtactttcttcttctttttttttttttttttttttttttactaaaaacaGCATTTTGTACCTATATCGTACACCTCTAACGCAATCAgtttaatttgaacaatttcctaatTTCATGCcccaagtaatgtccccaccaaatgcAAAGATGAGGTGGCAGTTTTTGACACCATATTAAAGTTCTTTTACTTGCAAAAAGAAATTACTGAGAAATTAGAAAGTTCATCATgaataacatgggtgtagacacgcAAATGCAGTTGCTATCTATTAACCTTCCTGAGTTTGTGGACAAAGTGTGAATTTTTAGGACAAATATGGGTTCCATTCCACCATATTTGCAGAGGTCAAGAATCAATGTTACAAGCATACAATGTATGCAGACTatagtatctgacatttgtgccaggtttggttgaaatgggCCCATGTATTTAACACTGTTACAGGTATGCTATACACTTTGAACAATTTTGGATATTTGAGTCTTTTGACCCTGAATATAGAGGTCAAGGTGTCTATAGAAAGCTCCTTGTGTATAACACAGAtgtagacactcaaatgagGTCTCTATCTATTAAGCTTAAGTTTGAGTgcacaacaaatatggccaccattctgCCATTATCGTGACGGATAAGGGGCACAAGCAGAGATTGTATGTTTTTGGAATGTacttttctgcatattaaatgttactcacagtattctacttattgatgtatacttaaccatcacttgatgCACAGACGGATGGACCCAACATAGTAATCCCCCTTGGACTTTTCCCGTTGGAACTAATGATAGGTCAACACTTACCAGCTGAAAACAGGGGTCAAATTTATAGTCCACAGCTTCGCTGGTGATAACAACACTACCAGGTTGTAGACCAAGCCCGCCACATGTACCAATCCGTAGGAAGACTACATCAGTACATTTAGCATAATATaccaatttgaatatttcatgaaGCATTATTGATATAGACGGCATTCCCATACCATGCTattaacaaaagaaaaacaatcaACAAATGCTACATTTTTACATGCCTCCATGCACACCTACACATCTTGTACTTTTACCATTTCATTTTAGATATTACTAGGAACACCCAAGTGAATTTTAATGTTAAAAAAACTCTTGGAAAGGTGTGGGAACTAAGATATGATTAAATTACAGTCAAGGGCATAGGGAATTTCCAGTTTCTGAAAGTTTTCCATGTCTGAGATACATgacagtatgtatgtaaagtgtTACTATAAAGAAAGTGTTCACTGCATAATATAATTAAATTGTAGAGTATTGATCATTGAGCTTGATCAAATGAGATGCTTTTTTTTCACTAACAGTACCACAGAGAACTGGAGCATCACCATAGAGGGACACTGACTGTTTTCCATGTCTAGATATGAGTCTGAGACTATATTCATGCCACACTCTCTGAGCCATCACTCACGTCTAGcgtctgtactactagtactcTGTGGGCCTGTGTCTACAAGATGAAAAGATTTAGGCCCCTTGTGATCAGAAGTTCAAATAGATCATTATCTAGATTAACTCAAATACACAGAACGGTTTTGTTTCTGGTAATAACAACaattgttgttatggtgatacttATCATTGTTATCAATTGTTCAGAGTTGATAAATACCAGACTTTGGCCAGACTAATGTTTACGACTGATGTTACATTTGGTAGCTGGTCTCATAAATCAGCATTGAAAGTCAGCTTTTACAGCATAACCATTGACTGCCAGCAAACCAATCTGGTTGCACTGTGCAGGACCAAATGAGATGCCTTTTTCACTAACAGTACCACAGAGAACTGGAGCATCACCATAGAGGGACACTGACTGTTTTCCATGTCTATATATGAGTCTataagatacgacattcatgccacactctCTGAGCCATCACTCACATTTGTACTAGTCTGTGGGATATTAGACAGTTTAGTACTCATGTAGTTTAGAAGCTTGGTAGGGCTAAACAACATGGCATATCTTATTAAATattagactctcttacagcccttggaacttcgctttactaaaattaaagctaaacaaattattttgtatgtaccgatgccagctaattaaccgtactcaaatatccttgtactgtgcgccctcatcgaccatgatagagataaccattcgttgacgtgtgactgcaaTGATCCGTGTTATTGCGAAGCCCCGAGCGAAAATACGGAGCGTCTCAGTCACACGTCAATGAACAGATATCTCTAggtagtcgatgagggcgcacagtacaaggttgttcgagtacaatcatggagtacgttatgtagatggtatcggtacatacaaaataattcatttagcgtcaattttagtaaagcgaagctccgaggactgtgagagagtctaattaAATATCTACTGTACTTATTATTTCTGTTCTCttttgtttatacatgtaatacaatagaaaaaaatgcaaataaagaGATCTCCTTAACGGGCACCCATTCTGTGTTTCTCATCTtaacaccttaaaaatgatggttggttggttggttggttacaAATCAAAAGAAGTTTTAAAAAAGTGTATGAGTATATGTTAGTGatttcaattcataattgtactctaacagtctgaatgacatagaaatgataattataaaGTCAGtaggaaactttgaaccatgGGTTTTATTAAATATACTAAACTTCAgtaataaacaataaatttttGTTCAGATATGCATTCATGGGGTAGCTATCTGACAATCAGTGACCTTGTGATTTTTTCTAATCCTGCTGGAAGGAGtgccatttttttattttcaccaaattgaataaaaataagGTCAgtcgggtcatgagaaacatgcAGTTAATTAAGGTCACCCTTAGCAGATCAGATTGCTGACCATCAAGGATCAATATCATATCTCTTTACAGCCAAAAACTGGGCTACAGAAGATAACTCTGGGTTATATTGTCTTACAATGTGCCTAGTTACTATGTATTCATACTTTGATCACATGCATGATTGACTAATGCACAACTATTTTCTTTGATAAAGCTATCTATAATGTAACAAACAATACCTGAAGAATGATCACTGCATATGTGTAATCTACCGACAAAGTTATCAAAAACATAGCTAACATTCAATACACTGTATCTTTGTCCCTAAGCCAACTAAGGTACATCTAGCTAGATAAAAAAAAGATAACCTGGATCAATTACGTTAAGACATGTAGTTacttgtacacatgtacacatgtttcaTGAATAACCCTTCTTTATCAGCTAACAATACCATTAAACTCTTGCCTAGTCTAGCtactagacctcggatgttcttccgatacaatacgacactcatttaaaacatttgaaaatccTCCAGCCCCCCTTTCCCCTCCAGAAATCAAACGGTTTACCCctaaagtttataaaaaaaacaaaaaacaacagagTTGCAGATTGGACCTAAAATTTGAATACCAGGGTCTGAGGATGAAAAACTGAAATTGATATATATCTCTGATTCCAGGAAATGGGTTACTCATGTTTCTAAAAATACAACTACAATGGAGTGACCAAGAAGTAACCTTTCTCTTTCTCAATAGCAAACATACGTTTCCAGCTGAAGTCTGGTGTATTTTATCAAGTACAGACAATTACCAagtatcaccatgacaacaatagtTCAGAAGCAGAAACTCTTCTGtctttttgatttttaatctaCATAATGACCTCTGTTTAAACTTCTAATGACAAGTTCAAGGAGTGGCCTAAATCCTTTGATCTAGCAGGCATAGTCCCACACATGTAGTATAGacatgagtgctggctgatagcgtggcaaaATGTCTTTATCTTACAGACTAGGCGCCATCAAGTAAATTTTGAGAATTTTAATAGATTATACTTGCAGAGGTATAATTGTGTTATCTCCCAATACTTTTTCTTCACTCAgctgaaaatattcatgaaccaatggttttgtcactattcatctttcgactcatagtgacaatgccccttaggtcactctcATTTTCTTTGGTTGAACGAATACAACTATTTGGAATAGTATCTCAGCATTTCTATCCATAATAGTGGGTGGCCATTGCACACATTGAcatactttgtacatgtatctgaactATCAAAAatctgtatacataatacaaaataatttgccacgtcagtgcagtaaggtcgtatctgcctatacaattgcatagcagatacgaccttactgcactgacgtgaCTTATTTGATACTTACACTGACAGCCAAGACAGGACcaactttgtacattgtatatcgaTCAGTACTGCAAATATTAGACAAACTCAGTCCAGCTGGTAAATGCATATGAAGTTCTTGTAGCATAAATTTTGCAAATGCCTCCATTCGAAATGGACTACCACCACAGCAGACAAACTAATAGGAAAAAGAAAAGATAAATAAATCCAGATCAACTATAAGGAAAAGtccaatatttcaataaaaaaattcagTTAACTTAAATGATATTTAAACTGTTTATGTATGGTGATATTTCAGGTCATATGGAAGCAACAGATGCAAGTATGTCCATGTATACAGGGATAATTTTTATTCGAAAAGTGAATTTTCaactaacaattttaaataaACTACAACTTAGGAAGACTTTAAGCTACTGAGTCAAAAGGCAAACAAGTCTATGTCAGTCTAATCCACATGTAATTTGGAAAAAATTGTTATGAAAACCGTGCAAAATAAGGTGTAGCGCATGTAATTTCGTCCTTTCACCATGTGAtgtaaaagtttgtttgttattgtgttttaattttcaatGCTTTGCTACTTTCTGTTTGACTGTTTGtctgacaacaaacaaacaatagcTTCCATTgttgatgaaatgaaacatCTGACATCACGTATATTATTAGCAACATTTTGTGAAAAGCCACCTAAATACCAGGAATTACTGAGTCTGTTCACTTTATTTGTTGGTTGTACGTGACAgataatatattaaatacataacATACTACTATATCATGTCTGTCATCTACAACCAAAGATACTATGCATTAtgcttacattgtatataattgttttacTAGTACTTATTTCGACATGTATGCACTAGAAGtgagtatatattatatataatataattaaaacatatatataattaaaacatgtgtatgtatatatatatatatatatatatatatatatatatatatatatatatatatatatatatatatatatagttgtcaatgtgtatatatatatagttgtatatataatgtatattatatatccaataaatatatacagtagatgtacacatttgtatatatgtaatgaaGGTcagataatattttatataatgtTGAAGTGTCAGTTCTAACTGCTAAATATGTTTCAGATTAGTTGACAATTATTTGGACTTTTAAGaaggtttaaaaaaaattgtactggGAATAGCTCccaatgattttatttttatgcagacatatacacacataaacacatgttatcatacatttCTACAGAAATCCACTGAGGTTCGGGACtatgtgacagggctatgttgcacactccatatcacattgctgtggaactgtcaaagCTTTCCCTGCAGTCAGTCCACAGGTTATCATATCCCACCAGATTCACTCAGGCCTGGCAAACATAAAGCACCTGCAACTAGGCTCTGTGAAAGTAAATATGCTACTTGCTAGGTACCTTTACATCTCCAAACATTGCAGGCAGATCGTCTTTCAAGGTGGACAAaccaaaatgatataaatgatcACTTTCCATGTCATTTAAGTGAGGGTTGTTAACGTACTGATGACTGAAAGGAAACAGACAATATTGGTAGTGAAAAGAAATATGgataatgaatatttttaaaatcctGTAATACACTGCTCTCATGTCAATCTACAGCATTTAGGTTATAGTCTGTCATGGTTGTAAAGTGAAAGTAGCTATTGCAACATCATCAACAGTCTATTTAG
This window of the Glandiceps talaboti chromosome 16, keGlaTala1.1, whole genome shotgun sequence genome carries:
- the LOC144447751 gene encoding uridine phosphorylase 1-like, with protein sequence MAETNSHQTQHLVNSSISHQYVNNPHLNDMESDHLYHFGLSTLKDDLPAMFGDVKFVCCGGSPFRMEAFAKFMLQELHMHLPAGLSLSNICSTDRYTMYKVGPVLAVSHGMGMPSISIMLHEIFKLVYYAKCTDVVFLRIGTCGGLGLQPGSVVITSEAVDYKFDPCFQLPVLGQVRTWPTKLSQTLAEEIQSCSNPEDSFETVIGKTLCTDDFYEGQARLDGAFCGYDDNDKMEYLQKAHELGVKNVEMESLCFASMTNRGKIMGAVICVTLLDRLQGDQVTTQKNDLGEWQERPQQLVARFITKRLKECQSKLDKSL